From the Quadrisphaera sp. RL12-1S genome, one window contains:
- a CDS encoding aggregation-promoting factor C-terminal-like domain-containing protein, translating to MPQPRRRRAHRAQEARRPASVPLRVTAGLAAAGAVALTVTGGSLVGPAKEEAAAAAHRDLVAQQVAQVWRSAGSVTGAAAGEPASAAGQPSSDVVALQAELVSERGGSASRSEDRLAAAQPDAAQPPAAQPQPADPSDPVAQAQQRVQELVVQADADDADAARAAAASQVSADQAREAVAAAQAQRAAEEAAAQLAAAQADPRAVAVPMVAQHGWGAEQFSCLDRLWTKESGWRWSADNPTSDAYGIPQSLPGDKMASHGAGWQTDPRVQIAWGLDYIASSYGTPCGAWAHSQSYDWY from the coding sequence GTGCCCCAGCCCCGCCGTCGTCGTGCCCACCGAGCGCAGGAGGCCCGACGCCCGGCGTCCGTCCCGCTGCGCGTCACCGCGGGACTGGCCGCCGCGGGAGCCGTGGCGCTCACCGTGACCGGCGGTTCCCTGGTCGGGCCGGCCAAGGAGGAGGCGGCTGCCGCCGCCCACCGCGACCTCGTCGCGCAGCAGGTGGCGCAGGTGTGGCGCTCGGCGGGATCGGTCACCGGCGCGGCCGCGGGGGAGCCGGCGTCGGCGGCGGGGCAGCCGTCCTCCGACGTCGTCGCGCTGCAGGCCGAGCTGGTGAGCGAGCGCGGCGGGTCCGCCAGCCGCAGCGAGGACCGCCTCGCCGCCGCCCAGCCCGACGCGGCGCAGCCCCCGGCGGCCCAGCCCCAGCCCGCGGACCCCTCCGACCCGGTCGCGCAGGCGCAGCAGCGGGTGCAGGAGCTGGTGGTCCAGGCGGACGCCGACGACGCGGACGCCGCGCGCGCCGCCGCGGCCTCCCAGGTGTCGGCCGACCAGGCCCGAGAGGCGGTGGCCGCCGCGCAGGCCCAGCGCGCCGCCGAGGAGGCCGCCGCGCAGCTCGCCGCCGCCCAGGCCGACCCGCGGGCCGTGGCCGTCCCGATGGTCGCCCAGCACGGCTGGGGCGCCGAGCAGTTCTCCTGCCTGGACCGCCTCTGGACCAAGGAGTCCGGCTGGCGGTGGTCCGCCGACAACCCGACCTCCGACGCGTACGGCATCCCGCAGTCCCTGCCCGGGGACAAGATGGCCTCCCACGGCGCGGGCTGGCAGACCGACCCGCGCGTGCAGATCGCGTGGGGCCTGGACTACATCGCCAGCTCCTACGGGACGCCGTGCGGCGCCTGGGCGCACAGCCAGTCCTACGACTGGTACTGA
- a CDS encoding PhoH family protein, which translates to MSDASAVQQSVSSPVPSTAPTVRTFVLDTSVLLADPKALLRFAEHEVVLPVVVITELEGKRHHSELGYFARAALRLLDDLRVEHGRLDAPVPVGEAGGTLVVELNHTDPAGLPDGFRLGDADTRILSVAANLAAEGRRVTVVSKDLPMRVKASAVGLDAEEYVASGPVDTGWTGVVEVDATTEQVQELYDGGSLDLEPARDLPCHTGLVLLSPRGSALGRVGADKQVHLVKGDREVFGVHGRSAEQRIAIDLLLDPSVGIVSLGGRAGTGKSALALCAGLEAVMERRQHRKVMVFRPLYAVGGQELGYLPGSEAEKMNPWAQAVFDTLGALVSPAVVEEVMARGLLEVLPLTHIRGRSLHDAYVVVDEAQSLERNVLLTVLSRIGQNSRVVLTHDVAQRDNLRVGRHDGVAAVIEALKGHPLFGHVTLTRSERSPVAALVTEMMDVLEV; encoded by the coding sequence GTGAGCGACGCTTCGGCCGTCCAGCAGTCCGTCTCCTCGCCGGTGCCCTCGACGGCGCCGACCGTGCGGACCTTCGTGCTCGACACCTCCGTGCTGCTGGCCGATCCCAAGGCCCTGCTGCGCTTCGCGGAGCACGAGGTGGTGCTGCCGGTGGTGGTCATCACCGAGCTGGAGGGCAAGCGCCACCACAGCGAGCTGGGCTACTTCGCCCGCGCGGCCCTGCGCCTCCTGGACGACCTGCGCGTCGAGCACGGCCGGCTCGACGCGCCGGTGCCGGTCGGCGAGGCCGGCGGCACGCTGGTGGTGGAGCTCAACCACACCGACCCGGCGGGCCTGCCGGACGGCTTCCGCCTCGGGGACGCCGACACGCGCATCCTGTCCGTGGCCGCCAACCTGGCCGCCGAGGGCCGTCGCGTCACCGTGGTCAGCAAGGACCTCCCCATGCGCGTCAAGGCCTCCGCGGTGGGGCTGGACGCCGAGGAGTACGTGGCCTCCGGACCCGTCGACACCGGCTGGACCGGTGTGGTGGAGGTGGACGCCACCACCGAGCAGGTCCAGGAGCTGTACGACGGCGGCTCGCTCGACCTCGAGCCCGCGCGCGACCTGCCCTGCCACACCGGCCTCGTGCTGCTCTCGCCGCGCGGGTCCGCCCTGGGCCGGGTCGGCGCCGACAAGCAGGTGCACCTGGTCAAGGGCGACCGCGAGGTCTTCGGCGTCCACGGCCGCAGCGCCGAGCAGCGGATCGCCATCGACCTGCTGCTGGACCCGTCGGTGGGGATCGTGTCGCTGGGCGGCCGCGCCGGCACCGGCAAGTCGGCGCTGGCGCTGTGCGCCGGGCTGGAGGCCGTCATGGAGCGCCGCCAGCACCGCAAGGTCATGGTCTTCCGGCCGCTGTACGCCGTCGGGGGCCAGGAGCTGGGCTACCTGCCGGGCTCCGAGGCCGAGAAGATGAACCCCTGGGCCCAGGCCGTCTTCGACACCCTCGGGGCGCTGGTCAGCCCCGCCGTGGTGGAGGAGGTCATGGCGCGCGGGCTGCTCGAGGTGCTGCCCCTGACCCACATCCGCGGTCGCAGCCTCCACGACGCGTACGTCGTGGTGGACGAGGCGCAGTCCCTGGAGCGCAACGTGCTGCTGACGGTGCTGTCGCGCATCGGGCAGAACTCGCGCGTGGTGCTCACCCACGACGTCGCCCAGCGCGACAACCTCCGCGTGGGGCGCCACGACGGCGTCGCCGCGGTCATCGAGGCGCTCAAGGGCCACCCGCTGTTCGGCCACGTCACGCTGACCCGCTCCGAGCGGTCCCCGGTAGCGGCCCTCGTCACCGAGATGATGGACGTCCTGGAGGTGTGA
- a CDS encoding glycosyltransferase, translating into MTHAPDATALPTVAVVVCAYTPLRTASVLAAVAEARRQCDGPADEVVLVVDHAPALAAELALTVPEGVTVVESSGPRGLSGARNTGVAATSAEVLVFLDDDALPRPGWLAGLRAVAADPAVAVVAGAVHAAWEGGRAPRWFPAEFGWVVGCDYEGLPADGEPVRNPIGACMAVRRTALAAAGGFSTELGRVGTLPVGCEETLMGIRVRAEIPGARSPRATAFAVDHTVPAARQRLRYLLSRCWHEGRSKAQVARAAGSEAALSSERGYVARVLPRAVAREAAALVRGDAGGLARGAVLVAGLGVTASGYLAGRGAALGRTASGGEEGLGGAAPGRGTTTPAVPRPASPPDARVAPDELVSVVVCTLGRDPRLIGTLAAVLGQTHPHLELVLVDNDPASGRVTALLADPAAAALAADPRLRVVAQPVRGLSAARNAGLATARGALVAYTDDDAVPDPTWLAELLAVLRRDPSGVVALVTGRVLAAEVATAAQDWFEKAGVFDKGVVQTTWAVEGVPVPAGLGEPGHRSAFFPYTAGEVGSGNNMVFRTGALRALGGFDEALGAGSPAQGGEDLDVFRRVLLDGRVAVYSPTAVVRHFHRDTYEALRSQMRGYGVGMAAVLTKIVLGGGRPARDVLGCVPRGVWTLLAPTSTKNAKKPAEMPLALVGHELVGYLEGPVRYLQSRRAAVQRRAAVGAAAPDAGSGLRGRPVAVARA; encoded by the coding sequence GTGACCCACGCCCCCGACGCGACGGCCCTCCCGACCGTCGCCGTGGTCGTCTGCGCCTACACGCCGCTGCGCACGGCCTCCGTGCTCGCGGCCGTCGCCGAGGCCCGCCGGCAGTGCGACGGTCCCGCCGACGAGGTGGTCCTCGTGGTCGACCACGCTCCCGCGCTGGCCGCCGAGCTGGCCCTCACCGTGCCCGAGGGCGTCACCGTGGTCGAGAGCTCGGGACCCCGCGGCCTGTCCGGGGCCCGCAACACCGGTGTCGCCGCCACGTCCGCGGAGGTGCTGGTCTTCCTCGACGACGACGCCCTGCCGCGCCCGGGCTGGCTCGCCGGCCTGCGCGCGGTGGCGGCCGACCCCGCGGTCGCCGTGGTGGCGGGCGCCGTCCACGCCGCCTGGGAGGGCGGCCGGGCGCCGCGCTGGTTCCCCGCCGAGTTCGGCTGGGTGGTCGGCTGCGACTACGAGGGGCTCCCCGCCGACGGCGAGCCCGTCCGCAACCCCATCGGCGCCTGCATGGCCGTGCGGCGCACGGCCCTGGCCGCGGCCGGGGGCTTCTCCACCGAGCTCGGCCGCGTCGGCACGCTGCCGGTGGGCTGCGAGGAGACCCTCATGGGCATCCGGGTGCGCGCCGAGATCCCGGGCGCCCGCTCGCCGCGCGCCACCGCCTTCGCCGTCGACCACACCGTCCCCGCCGCGCGCCAGCGCCTGCGCTACCTGCTCTCCCGCTGCTGGCACGAGGGCCGCTCCAAGGCGCAGGTGGCCCGGGCCGCGGGCTCCGAGGCCGCCCTGAGCAGCGAGCGCGGCTACGTGGCCCGCGTGCTGCCCCGCGCGGTGGCCCGCGAGGCCGCCGCGCTGGTCCGCGGCGACGCCGGCGGGCTGGCTCGCGGTGCGGTCCTCGTGGCGGGTCTTGGCGTCACCGCCTCCGGGTACCTCGCCGGCCGCGGCGCCGCGCTCGGCAGGACCGCCTCGGGCGGCGAGGAGGGTCTGGGCGGTGCGGCTCCGGGCCGCGGCACGACGACGCCGGCCGTCCCGCGCCCGGCGTCGCCCCCGGACGCCCGCGTGGCACCCGACGAGCTGGTCAGCGTGGTGGTGTGCACGCTCGGACGCGACCCCCGCCTCATCGGCACCCTCGCCGCCGTGCTCGGGCAGACCCACCCGCACCTGGAGCTGGTGCTCGTGGACAACGACCCGGCCTCCGGACGCGTCACCGCGCTGCTCGCCGACCCCGCGGCAGCCGCCCTCGCCGCCGACCCCCGCCTGCGCGTGGTGGCCCAGCCGGTGCGGGGCCTGTCCGCCGCCCGCAACGCGGGCCTGGCCACCGCCCGGGGGGCGCTGGTGGCGTACACCGACGACGACGCGGTGCCCGACCCCACCTGGCTCGCCGAGCTGCTCGCCGTCCTGCGCCGCGACCCCTCCGGGGTGGTGGCGCTGGTCACCGGTCGGGTGCTCGCCGCGGAGGTCGCCACGGCCGCGCAGGACTGGTTCGAGAAGGCGGGCGTCTTCGACAAGGGCGTCGTGCAGACCACCTGGGCGGTGGAGGGCGTGCCGGTGCCCGCCGGCCTGGGCGAGCCCGGACACCGGTCGGCCTTCTTCCCCTACACGGCCGGGGAGGTCGGCAGCGGCAACAACATGGTCTTCCGGACCGGCGCGCTGCGCGCCCTGGGCGGCTTCGACGAGGCCCTCGGCGCCGGCAGCCCCGCCCAGGGCGGGGAGGACCTCGACGTCTTCCGCCGCGTGCTCCTCGACGGGCGGGTGGCGGTGTACAGCCCCACGGCCGTGGTGCGCCACTTCCACCGCGACACCTACGAGGCGCTGCGCTCGCAGATGCGCGGCTACGGCGTGGGCATGGCCGCCGTCCTCACCAAGATCGTGCTGGGGGGCGGGCGGCCCGCCCGCGACGTGCTGGGCTGCGTGCCCCGCGGGGTGTGGACCCTGCTGGCGCCGACCTCCACCAAGAACGCCAAGAAGCCCGCCGAGATGCCGCTGGCGCTGGTCGGCCACGAGCTGGTCGGCTATCTCGAGGGTCCCGTGCGCTACCTGCAGAGCCGGCGCGCGGCGGTCCAGCGGCGCGCCGCCGTCGGGGCGGCCGCACCGGACGCCGGCTCCGGGCTGCGCGGCCGCCCCGTGGCGGTGGCGCGGGCATGA
- a CDS encoding lipopolysaccharide biosynthesis protein, whose amino-acid sequence MSAVVEPASPPAPGTGAAPAAPSQRPDLFGRGAVYALVAALPLVSAAVVSPLLAHLLGPAGLGLMASALAVHQVLAVLSTAGLDQTLVVQRAEDGHDRGARRLVGAGLVLSATTAVLSGLTAPLWAPALGFGSATSLVLATVLWTAPTAATSLVLALLNAQDRLRAFTAASVTSTLGSQAAGLAAVLLLERSAQSYAWGVVVGQAVALVVGLVAVRPDLRGVADHRLVRSAVVMGLPLMLSGLSGFVLNAGDRLVVQRLLGSAEVGRYQVAYTVGYLAVTLAVLLDQAWAARIAGVRDERRRWALIAASRDHLLRFFAPVVLGVVLGAPLALRVLAPSSFEPEGLLLVVALVVLSGLPVIVSLATTRALITVRRSRPLAVAAVLAAVVNTAVNLAVVSRWGLAGAAAATVVAFSVQALVQRVLLPRRVALPRTPLSTWLLVAACTAAALATTALPQDPAWVVARTAAALACLPWLWVALRRAQRGTDGQLAPSDR is encoded by the coding sequence GTGAGCGCCGTCGTCGAGCCGGCCAGCCCGCCCGCCCCCGGCACCGGCGCCGCACCGGCGGCTCCCTCGCAGCGCCCCGACCTGTTCGGCAGGGGCGCCGTCTACGCCCTGGTGGCCGCGCTGCCGCTGGTGAGCGCCGCCGTCGTCTCGCCCCTGCTGGCGCACCTGCTGGGCCCCGCCGGGCTGGGACTGATGGCCAGCGCCCTGGCCGTCCACCAGGTCCTGGCGGTGCTGTCCACCGCCGGTCTCGACCAGACGCTGGTGGTCCAGCGCGCCGAGGACGGCCACGACCGCGGCGCGCGGCGCCTCGTGGGGGCGGGCTTGGTGCTGTCGGCCACCACCGCCGTGCTCAGCGGGCTCACCGCACCCCTGTGGGCGCCCGCCCTCGGCTTCGGCAGCGCGACCTCGCTGGTGCTGGCCACCGTCCTGTGGACCGCCCCGACGGCGGCGACCTCCCTCGTGCTCGCGCTGCTCAACGCCCAGGACCGCCTCCGCGCGTTCACCGCGGCCAGCGTCACCTCCACGCTCGGCAGCCAGGCCGCGGGGCTGGCGGCGGTGCTGCTGCTGGAGCGCAGCGCGCAGTCGTACGCCTGGGGCGTGGTGGTGGGGCAGGCGGTGGCCCTGGTGGTCGGGCTGGTGGCCGTGCGCCCGGACCTGCGCGGCGTCGCCGACCACCGGCTCGTGCGCTCCGCCGTGGTCATGGGCCTGCCGCTCATGCTCAGCGGCCTGTCCGGCTTCGTCCTCAACGCCGGCGACCGCCTCGTGGTGCAGCGGCTCCTGGGCTCCGCCGAGGTCGGCCGCTACCAGGTGGCGTACACCGTCGGCTACCTCGCCGTGACCCTCGCGGTGCTCCTGGACCAGGCCTGGGCGGCCCGGATCGCCGGGGTGCGCGACGAGCGGCGCCGGTGGGCCCTCATCGCGGCCAGCCGCGACCACCTGCTGCGGTTCTTCGCACCGGTCGTCCTGGGCGTGGTGCTGGGAGCACCGCTGGCGCTGCGCGTCCTCGCGCCGTCCAGCTTCGAGCCCGAGGGGCTCCTGCTGGTCGTGGCGCTCGTGGTCCTGTCCGGGCTGCCCGTCATCGTCTCCCTGGCCACCACCAGGGCCCTCATCACCGTGCGCCGCAGCCGGCCGCTGGCCGTGGCCGCGGTGCTGGCCGCGGTGGTCAACACCGCCGTCAACCTGGCCGTGGTGTCCCGCTGGGGGCTGGCGGGGGCCGCCGCGGCCACCGTGGTGGCCTTCAGCGTGCAGGCCCTCGTGCAGCGCGTCCTGCTCCCGCGGCGCGTCGCGCTGCCGCGCACACCGCTGTCCACCTGGCTGCTCGTCGCCGCGTGCACGGCGGCCGCCCTGGCCACCACGGCCCTGCCGCAGGACCCCGCCTGGGTCGTGGCCCGCACCGCCGCCGCGCTCGCGTGCCTGCCGTGGCTGTGGGTGGCCCTGCGCCGCGCCCAGCGCGGCACGGACGGCCAGCTGGCCCCGTCCGACCGCTGA
- a CDS encoding glycosyltransferase family 2 protein has protein sequence MSTTTAATTATTATVSVVIPTKNEARNVGWVLERLPEQVTEVVLVDANSVDGTVEAALAVRPDCVVVRQTRKGKGNALAAGFEAATGDYIVMIDADGSMDPAEILDFTAALDAGADYAKGSRFTAGGGSDDITALRRAGNWGLNALTNVLFRSRYSDLCYGYNAFRRDCVAAFALPTAHGTTAAQWGDGFEIETMINVRVAVAGKKITEVPSFEAERRFGVSNLNTFRDGFRVLGTIFDERRRASRARQADVAAAEAAVSAVVPAPRSAAVDLGAAAAEVDLASTDLVAA, from the coding sequence ATGAGCACCACCACCGCCGCCACCACCGCCACCACCGCCACCGTCTCCGTGGTCATCCCGACGAAGAACGAGGCCCGCAACGTCGGCTGGGTGCTCGAGCGCCTGCCGGAGCAGGTCACCGAGGTGGTCCTGGTGGACGCGAACAGCGTGGACGGCACCGTCGAGGCGGCCCTCGCCGTCCGCCCCGACTGCGTGGTGGTGCGCCAGACCCGCAAGGGCAAGGGCAACGCCCTGGCCGCCGGGTTCGAGGCCGCCACCGGTGACTACATCGTCATGATCGACGCCGACGGGTCGATGGACCCGGCCGAGATCCTCGACTTCACGGCCGCGCTGGACGCCGGTGCCGACTACGCGAAGGGCTCCCGCTTCACCGCCGGTGGCGGCAGCGACGACATCACCGCCCTGCGCCGTGCCGGCAACTGGGGCCTCAACGCCCTGACCAACGTGCTGTTCCGCTCCCGCTACAGCGACCTCTGCTACGGCTACAACGCCTTCCGGCGCGACTGCGTGGCCGCGTTCGCGCTGCCCACCGCCCACGGCACCACGGCGGCGCAGTGGGGCGACGGCTTCGAGATCGAGACGATGATCAACGTCCGCGTGGCCGTGGCGGGCAAGAAGATCACCGAGGTGCCCAGCTTCGAGGCCGAGCGCCGCTTCGGGGTCAGCAACCTCAACACCTTCCGCGACGGCTTCCGCGTGCTGGGCACGATCTTCGACGAGCGCCGCCGCGCCTCCCGCGCCCGCCAGGCCGACGTCGCCGCCGCCGAGGCCGCGGTGTCCGCTGTGGTCCCCGCCCCGCGCAGCGCCGCGGTCGACCTCGGCGCGGCCGCCGCCGAGGTGGACCTCGCCTCGACCGACCTCGTCGCGGCCTGA
- a CDS encoding glycoside hydrolase family 16 protein yields MTPTPEESGPPRLRRARPLSSGARRWTAVVAGAVALGAAGALVHLAGGPAVGSPAGGAAPSAAQSSSSAPAAAGTDATEATEGTGGTAGASATLWTAAVQGTGGSGVRTSTAGSAQAADAPLPVGDLPGWHQVFADGFDTDVPEGSFSSSAYGARWHAYDGFPDTFKVGAYSDDVLSVSDGALRMRWRTQGGVPLVSGIVPLVDGRWGGHVGGRYSVRFRSEAPSSGYNAVFLLWPDANAWNQGEVDFAEGALDGGVRAYHHCPGHPEVPCASAETTAGWGQWHVATVDWTATDVTYSLDGVRLLRSTDVPTDPLHLVLQGYVRPGWDTTRDAVVQVDWVSVWYPDGS; encoded by the coding sequence GTGACCCCGACGCCGGAGGAGAGCGGCCCCCCGCGGCTGCGCCGCGCCCGACCGCTCTCGAGCGGTGCGCGGCGCTGGACGGCGGTCGTCGCCGGCGCCGTGGCCCTGGGCGCAGCCGGAGCGCTCGTCCACCTGGCCGGTGGCCCGGCGGTCGGCAGCCCCGCCGGCGGCGCGGCCCCGTCGGCCGCGCAGTCGTCGTCGTCGGCCCCCGCGGCAGCCGGGACCGACGCGACCGAGGCGACCGAGGGGACCGGCGGGACGGCGGGAGCGTCGGCCACCCTGTGGACCGCGGCCGTGCAGGGCACGGGCGGCTCCGGGGTGCGCACGAGCACCGCCGGCTCGGCGCAGGCCGCGGATGCACCGCTCCCCGTGGGCGACCTGCCCGGCTGGCACCAGGTCTTCGCCGACGGGTTCGACACCGACGTGCCGGAGGGCTCCTTCTCCTCCAGCGCCTACGGCGCGCGGTGGCACGCCTACGACGGCTTCCCCGACACCTTCAAGGTCGGCGCCTACAGCGACGACGTGCTCTCGGTCTCCGACGGGGCGCTGCGGATGCGCTGGCGCACGCAGGGCGGGGTGCCGCTGGTCTCCGGCATCGTCCCGCTGGTGGACGGCCGGTGGGGCGGCCACGTCGGCGGCCGCTACTCGGTGCGCTTCCGCAGCGAGGCGCCCTCCAGCGGCTACAACGCCGTCTTCCTGCTGTGGCCCGACGCCAACGCGTGGAACCAGGGGGAGGTGGACTTCGCCGAGGGGGCCCTCGACGGCGGGGTGCGCGCCTACCACCACTGCCCGGGCCACCCCGAGGTGCCCTGCGCCAGCGCGGAGACCACCGCGGGGTGGGGGCAGTGGCACGTCGCCACGGTCGACTGGACCGCCACCGACGTCACGTACTCCCTCGACGGCGTGCGGCTCCTGCGCTCCACCGACGTCCCGACCGACCCCCTGCACCTCGTGCTGCAGGGTTACGTGCGCCCGGGCTGGGACACCACCCGCGACGCGGTGGTCCAGGTGGACTGGGTGTCCGTCTGGTACCCGGACGGCAGCTGA